One genomic segment of Culturomica massiliensis includes these proteins:
- the gnd gene encoding decarboxylating NADP(+)-dependent phosphogluconate dehydrogenase, translated as MKKSDIGVIGLAVMGEGLALNLEDKGYHVSVYNRPHPSHSVVQHFMQEYGKGRRFEGFEDLKAFVQSLERPRKILMMVKAGTAVDQVIEQLLPLLESGDILIDGGNSNFEDTERRVQYVESKGCYYIGAGVSGGQEGALHGASIMPGGSGKAWPQVREILQRIAAKAEDGSPCCEWIGGGGAGHFVKMVHNGIEYADMELIAEAYFVMKQTLNTGNPGIATWFEEWNKGKLKSYLIEITADILRHKDTEGNFLIDKILDVAGQKGTGRWSVIQAMELGIPLNLIATAVFQRDLSSHKDLRITAARKYKTDAPVFTHKPEIMYQEIHDSLYASKIISYTQGFALMQQASEHFHWELNLAAIARIWRAGCIIRAALLTPIAEIFDSTPHLENLLLSSWFREQIREVLPNWKALLIKTTRENTAVPAFAAALNYFYSLTTQTLPANLIQAQRDYFGAHTFERTDRPRNEFFHEDWTGEGNDTHAGIYNA; from the coding sequence ATGAAAAAATCGGATATTGGAGTTATAGGACTGGCCGTTATGGGAGAAGGGCTGGCCCTCAATCTGGAAGATAAAGGATATCACGTATCTGTATACAACCGTCCACACCCCTCCCACAGTGTTGTTCAGCATTTCATGCAAGAATACGGAAAAGGTCGCCGATTTGAAGGATTCGAGGACCTCAAAGCTTTTGTCCAGTCACTTGAACGACCACGTAAAATACTGATGATGGTTAAGGCAGGTACCGCTGTCGATCAGGTTATCGAGCAGCTATTGCCTCTTTTGGAATCCGGAGATATTCTCATTGACGGAGGAAATTCCAATTTCGAAGACACTGAAAGACGAGTACAATACGTCGAATCCAAAGGCTGCTATTATATCGGAGCAGGCGTATCGGGCGGGCAGGAAGGAGCATTACACGGAGCCTCGATCATGCCGGGAGGTTCCGGGAAAGCCTGGCCCCAAGTGCGGGAAATACTTCAACGTATCGCAGCCAAAGCAGAAGACGGAAGCCCTTGCTGCGAATGGATCGGTGGAGGTGGTGCCGGGCATTTCGTAAAAATGGTACACAACGGAATCGAATATGCCGACATGGAACTCATTGCCGAAGCATACTTTGTTATGAAACAAACTCTTAATACGGGTAATCCGGGAATTGCCACCTGGTTTGAAGAATGGAACAAAGGAAAACTGAAAAGTTATCTGATTGAAATCACTGCAGATATTCTACGTCACAAAGACACAGAAGGTAACTTTCTCATCGACAAAATATTGGATGTAGCAGGTCAAAAAGGCACCGGCCGCTGGTCGGTTATCCAGGCAATGGAACTGGGTATTCCCCTAAACCTTATTGCAACGGCTGTATTTCAAAGAGACCTTTCTTCTCATAAAGACTTACGCATCACAGCCGCCCGGAAATATAAAACGGACGCTCCCGTTTTTACCCACAAACCGGAGATCATGTATCAGGAAATACATGACTCTCTCTATGCTTCGAAAATCATTTCCTACACACAGGGATTCGCTTTGATGCAACAAGCTTCCGAACATTTCCATTGGGAACTCAATCTGGCGGCTATCGCACGTATATGGCGGGCAGGCTGTATCATTCGGGCTGCCCTGTTAACCCCCATTGCAGAAATCTTCGACTCAACACCTCATTTGGAAAATTTACTTCTTTCCTCCTGGTTCCGGGAACAAATCAGAGAAGTACTTCCCAACTGGAAAGCTTTATTGATAAAGACAACCCGGGAGAATACAGCAGTTCCTGCTTTTGCAGCCGCTTTGAACTATTTCTACTCACTGACAACGCAGACCCTTCCTGCCAATCTGATCCAAGCCCAACGTGACTACTTCGGAGCGCACACCTTCGAACGTACAGACCGTCCCCGGAATGAATTCTTCCACGAAGACTGGACGGGTGAAGGGAACGACACCCATGCCGGCATTTACAATGCCTGA
- the zwf gene encoding glucose-6-phosphate dehydrogenase — protein sequence MQPLVVIIFGGSGDLTKRKLMPSLYMLFKREELPEHFAILSIARTSFTNEEYRKHIREHLRKYTKTEEFNTEYADNFLKSVYHETLDPSSEDAYPALKKRLDELDNTIDNPGNYLYYLATPPVLYETIPLLLQKAGLNRPTEKKPGFKRIIVEKPFGHDLESARHLDHIYTSIFDENQIFRIDHFLGKETVQNILALRFANVVLEPLWNRNYIHHIEITAVENMGVEQRGGFYDQTGALKDMVQSHLLQVLAVCAMEPPVSFDADSFRNEIVKVYQSLKPMTPKEIRSQVVRGQYTASDAGKKHFSAYRQEEKVDPHSRTETYVAMQVNISNWRWDGVPFYIRTGKQMPTQVSEIVIHFKQTPHIMFSSLTHCPHPNRMIIRLNPNEGVVFTLSMKIPGSGFNMGEVPVEFTYDSLGGVPTGDAYARLLEDCIQGETTLFTRSDAVEASWRFLDPILQLWAQDPKIPLYGYPAGSWGPGAADRIIREEGTWTNPCKNLTKTNLYCEL from the coding sequence ATGCAACCTTTGGTAGTGATTATTTTCGGCGGTTCAGGCGATCTGACAAAGCGTAAACTAATGCCTTCCCTCTACATGCTTTTCAAACGGGAAGAGTTGCCTGAACACTTTGCAATACTCAGTATTGCCCGTACCTCATTTACGAATGAAGAATACCGCAAACATATCCGGGAACATCTCAGGAAATATACCAAAACAGAAGAGTTTAATACGGAATATGCTGACAATTTTCTGAAATCCGTTTATCACGAAACATTGGATCCATCATCCGAAGACGCCTACCCCGCTTTAAAAAAACGACTGGACGAATTGGACAATACGATCGACAACCCGGGAAATTACCTCTATTATTTAGCCACACCTCCCGTTCTGTACGAAACCATACCCCTCTTATTACAAAAAGCAGGACTGAACCGTCCGACCGAAAAGAAACCCGGTTTCAAACGTATCATCGTCGAGAAACCTTTCGGACATGACCTGGAGTCAGCACGACACCTAGATCACATATATACTTCAATCTTCGATGAAAATCAGATATTCCGGATAGACCATTTTTTGGGCAAGGAAACAGTACAAAACATACTGGCACTTCGATTTGCCAATGTCGTACTGGAACCGTTATGGAACCGGAATTACATCCATCATATAGAAATTACGGCAGTAGAAAATATGGGCGTTGAACAGAGAGGGGGTTTTTACGACCAAACCGGAGCCTTGAAAGACATGGTACAAAGTCATCTGTTACAGGTGCTGGCCGTATGTGCCATGGAACCACCTGTTTCCTTCGATGCAGACAGCTTCCGCAACGAAATCGTAAAAGTCTATCAATCCCTAAAACCCATGACCCCGAAAGAGATTCGCTCACAGGTTGTCCGTGGGCAATACACGGCTTCTGATGCCGGGAAAAAACATTTTTCTGCCTACCGGCAGGAAGAAAAAGTCGATCCCCATTCCCGGACCGAAACTTATGTCGCAATGCAAGTAAACATCTCTAACTGGCGTTGGGACGGAGTACCGTTCTATATCCGCACAGGTAAACAAATGCCGACACAGGTATCGGAAATCGTCATTCATTTCAAACAGACCCCTCACATCATGTTCAGCAGTTTGACACACTGCCCGCACCCTAACCGTATGATCATCCGCCTGAATCCCAATGAAGGAGTCGTATTCACATTGAGTATGAAAATTCCGGGATCGGGCTTCAATATGGGAGAAGTTCCGGTTGAATTCACATACGACAGTTTAGGGGGTGTCCCTACCGGAGATGCTTATGCACGCCTACTGGAAGATTGTATTCAAGGAGAAACGACACTGTTCACCCGAAGTGACGCCGTTGAAGCCAGTTGGCGCTTCCTGGATCCGATTCTCCAATTGTGGGCACAAGACCCTAAGATACCGTTATACGGTTACCCGGCAGGAAGCTGGGGACCGGGGGCGGCTGACCGGATAATCCGGGAAGAAGGCACATGGACAAACCCTTGTAAAAATCTGACAAAAACAAACTTATACTGTGAGCTATGA